From the Oscarella lobularis chromosome 13, ooOscLobu1.1, whole genome shotgun sequence genome, one window contains:
- the LOC136194443 gene encoding drebrin-like → MAAARGFFDQYSVFCVFGSVVGCVVVPLITQSFESLIFSAIVITLTANRLSKRVLANEQRSAGHSPTAGAERRRATAIGTSGSLASGKKRKKSGWPTSQQQGSLNFDYDDLRRRREEEEEVKRREMEQREEDRREKKARKKMERRERKEQERIIREKEEEEKQKRLEARLNHHHKRSKGSGTAPPSLLEMDFPHHQIETISSWRDQPVQRASSTSSIASSSSNCSNPSPRHLRPQSPPTRKPYRPPTSSSSSSSSRPWYLPMKQVLKPCSISYDASGPSLTAPPPPPPPPVDAGSSTWVSGSSKPKETESTSTVSALRIEDVEPGRFVTEDLLKSPMYDSPFTEPLPVFNSYNPFGANGVVDSGVAKESTTSDPGPRLYSLFGQEAKSGMFGQLVGNESV, encoded by the exons aTGGCGGCCGCTCGAGGATTCTTCGACCAATACTCGGTCTTCTGCGTCTTCGGCTCCGTCGTCGGTTGCGTCGTCGTGCCCCTCATCACCCAG TCGTTCGAAAGTCTCATCTTCTCGGCAATCGTCATCACGCTCACGGCGAACCGACTCTCGAAACGCGTCCTGGCGAACGAACAACGG TCGGCCGGTCATTCGCCGACCGCTGGCGCCGAACGgcgtcgcgcgacggcgatagGGACGTCAGGTTCTCTCGCATCcgggaagaagaggaaaaagtcCGGTTGGCCGACGTCGCAGCAACAG GGAAGTTTGAATTTTGACTATGATGACTTGAGGAGACGAcgcgaggaggaggaagaggtgAAACGTCGTGAAATG GAGCAGCGCGAAGAAGATCGGCGTGAGAAGAAAGCCCGGAAGAAGATGGAACgacgagagagaaaggaaCAGGAGAGAATTATTCGCGAG aaagaagaagaggagaagcaGAAACGACTGGAAGCGCGTCTCAATCATCATCACAAACGATCCAAAGGAAGTGGAACCGCGCCCCCTTCCTTACTCGAAATGGACTTTCCTCATCAtcaaatcgaaacgatttcaTCGTGGCGCGACCAACCGGTCCAACgcgcctcgtcgacgtcatccatagcgtcgtcctcgtcgaacTGTAGCAACCCGTCGCCACGGCACCTGCGACCCCAATCGCCGCCCACGCGAAAACCCTATAGACcgccgacgtcatcatcgtcgtcatcatcatcgcgTCCTTGGTATTTACCAATGAAACAAGTATTAAAACCCTGTAGTATTTCCTATGACGCATCCGGGCCTTCGTTGActgccccgcccccgccgcccccgccgcccgtcgacgccggGTCGAGCACGTGGGTGTCCGGTAGTAGCAAACCCAAAGAGACCGAGTCGACTTCGACGGTTTCCGCGCTAAGAATAGAGGACGTCGAGCCGGGTCGTTTTGTGACGGAGGACCTGTTGAAATCGCCCATGTATGATTCTCCCTTCACTGAACCGCTTCCCGTTTTTAATTCCTACAATCCGTTTGGTGCGAATGGCGTCGTTGATTCGGGCGTTGCCAAGGAGAGTACTACGAGCGATCCGGGACCTCGTTTGTATTCTCTGTTTGGGCAAGAAGCGAAATCGGGCATGTTTGGTCAGCTGGTTGGAAATGAAAGCGTCTGA
- the LOC136194416 gene encoding cilia- and flagella-associated protein 221-like: MAVQPSLSPLVAPPSFSPVPDHLAETKIFTQIGRNSLVQAEPATIHFAGFRKNETCTRILRIKNVSSECQRVHLIPPTTKEFSTVYKSKGSLVPGLSFDVAVGFHGSEHRFYEDNIRIHCQGDENLLIPIYAYPTMDFSQFPRKVTFPSTPVGTTRRKNFVLSSPIPVEFEFEISAVKRHPAVSVSPMTGIIPANGSTRITVAFSPTTFSTAISILQLDVSQFNVTPLRCTVTGSSAPGLKKELTVRRESKLQQEFLDPRSVTPLGRVRQKRASRAATTTTQVQVKRSKGVVVSGVRFPERLDNHAAVAHVLNQKPGKLKAAELKSVVTLSGSESTSELNSRQMKEAVFDQLVRKTVEYEKMNQLKWMTRLGEDSMTAEDREKILEERTEANKIYQIKLRQPLPSIDANREKTILFKDRTRRKAKETPTHRPSFDSSYLNDPWQRRQRALDQFVQAARKVIVRGRAQKRLSYLADFMEEWKKGNFAFKTRLELAIEEEREIDRKHVASLFDVTRVVPFAFPEYRDPHVVDELAPESHKLVEIAPYSQVKASQCVTLYSTTNPIEYLLCGYGEDSLLDLSVDYTNPFLEKELREESLDELFHLKLNEDKDDRESKDTYDEIPFTDYVPDMSLTEKSLAPPLHIFSPMPGVQRFLQPLPYSEVDDDYVLSPQNWYPLRTVREEAACQTRAKLDKQDVISGFMHWKLFPSSSLVAANTQPYFSSVWLPRLSDPFNDDLLPAETPKPHGNLPEDDAPNPGEDFQDGFRRLTFENMKDDYFIPKQPEDVLPPPSEGFADEKMPSVTGSFSSHGFIPREFRREQMAGFLRGRDNRLGVRLKHRMASLEASLINVDTNKIRTSGQ; the protein is encoded by the exons ATGGCTGTACAACCGAGTTTGAGTCCTTTAGTGGCtcctccttcgttttctcccgTTCCAGATCACTTGGCAGAAACGA AAATATTCACACAAATCGGCCGAAACTCTCTCGTTCAAGCCGAACCGGCAACGATTCACTTCGCTGGCtttcgaaaaaacgaaacgtgCACTCGAATACTC AGAATCAAAAACGTGTCGAGCGAATGTCAGAGAGTTCATCTCATCCCTCCAACGACGAAAGAATTCAGTACAGTTTACAAATCAAAG gGAAGTCTCGTTCCCGGACTTAGCTTCGATGTCGCCGTTGGTTTCCATGGTAGCGAGCATAGATTTTACGAGGACAACATTAGAATTCATTGCcag GGGGACGAGAATCTGTTGATTCCAATCTATGCTTATCCGACTATggatttttctcaatttccTCGAAAAGTGACGTTTCCTTCTACCCCTGTCGGAACGAC GAGACGTAAGAACTTCGTCTTGTCTTCGCCCATTCCGGTGGAATTCGAATTTGAAATCAGCGCTGTGAAGAGACATCCTGCCGTCTCAGTCTCCCCAATGACAG GCATTATTCCAGCCAATGGTTCAACGAGAATTACAGTCGCCTTTTCTCCAACGACGTTCTCTACAGCAATCAGCATTCTTCAA TTGGACGTCTCCCAGTTCAACGTGACTCCACTTCGCTGTACCGTCACCGGAAGCTCAGCTCCAGGCTTGAAAAA AGAACTAACAGTCAGAAGAGAATCCAAGTTGCAACAGGAATTCCTTGATCCTCGCTCCGTAACCCCATTGGGTAGAGTGAGACAGAAGAGAGCGAGtcgggcggcgacgacgacaactcAAGTCCAAGTGAAGCGTTCAAAG GGAGTCGTTGTTAGTGGAGTTCGGTTTCCTGAGAGATTAGACAATCACGCGGCCGTCGCTCACGTATTGAATCAGAAGCCGGGAAAATTGAAAGCAGCTGAATTGAAATCAG TTGTGACGTTGAGTGGAAGTGAATCGACGAGTGAATTGAATTCGAGACAAATGAAG gaagCTGTTTTTGATCAGTTGGTGCGGAAGACTGTCGAATACGAGAAAATGAATCAACTGAAATG GATGACGCGTTTAGGAGAAGATTCTATGACAGCAGAAGAccgcgaaaaaattctagaagaaagaacagaagcaaataaaatatatcaa ataaaattgagaCAACCGCTTCCGTCAATAGATGCgaatagagaaaaaaccaTTCTATTCAAAGACAGAACaagacgaaaagcgaaggag ACTCCTACTCATCGTCCTtcattcgattcgtcgtatCTAAATGACCCCtggcaacgacgtcaacgagccTTAGATCAATTTGTTCAGGCTGCTAGAAAG gTTATTGTTCGTGGACGAGCTCAAAAGCGTCTCTCCTACTTAGCCGATTTCATGGAGGAGTGGAAAAAGGGAAACTTCGCGTTCAAAACCCGAC TTGAATTGGCTATCGAAGAAGAACGGGAAATCGATCGCAAGCACGTGGCTtctctcttcgacgtcaccaGAGTCGTTCCGTTCGCGTTTCCTGAGTACAGAGATCCgcatgtcgtcgacgagttg gcTCCTGAGTCGCATAAATTGGTTGAAATAGCGCCCTATAGTCAAGTGAAAGCGTCTCAATGCGTCACTTTGTATAGTACTACT aatccTATTGAGTATTTGCTTTGCGGCTATGGGGAGGATTCCCTTCTCGATTTATCTGTTGACTATACAAATCCGTTCTTGGAAAAAGAACTGCGCGAGGAATCCCTC GACGAACTATTTCACTTGAAATtaaacgaagacaaagacgatcgagaaTCTAAAGACACCTATGACGAAATACCTTTTACCGATTACGTACCGGATATGAGTTTGACGGAAAAGTCCCTAGCGCCTCCCCTGCACATTTTC AGCCCCATGCCGGGTGTACAGCGTTTCTTGCAGCCGCTACCCTATTCAGAAGTGGATGACGACTACGTTTTGAGTCCGCAAAATTGGTATCCCCTTAGGACAGTCAGAGAAGAGGCTGCGTGTCAAACGAGAGCAAAACTAGACAAACAG GATGTTATTTCTGGGTTCATGCATTGGAAATTGTTTCCGAGTTCCTCGTTGGTCGCCGCCAACACGCAGCCCTACTTCTCGTCGGTCTGGCTGCCTCGGTTGAGCGATCCGTTCAACGACGATTTATTGCCTGCTGAAACTCCCAAACCGCACGGAAATCTACCGGAAGACGACGCTCCAAACCCGGGAGA GGATTTTCAAGACGGTTTTCGACGTCTAACTTTTGAAAATATGAAGGATGATTACTTTATACCGAAACAACCCGAAGACGTTCTTCCTCCACCCAG TGAGGGTTTTGCTGATGAGAAAATGCCCAGTGTCActggctcgttttcgtctcacGGTTTTATCCCAAG AGAATTTCGAAGGGAACAAATGGCAGGATTCCTTCGCGGTCGTGATAATAGGCTGGGAGTTCGTCTCAAGCACAGAATGGCTTCTTTGGAAGCTTCGTTGATTAATGTCGATACGAATAAAATCAGGACGAGTGGACAGTaa